From Verrucomicrobia bacterium S94, the proteins below share one genomic window:
- a CDS encoding sugar transferase, which yields MEIPITKADAHILKFKQRSRLLVWEGMLRSLLVVKRTMDILGSTVAILVLLPVFFLVALCILMEDGFPVIYVQKRVGLNGREFRFYKFRTMVRNADALRAELEEQNELSGRVTFKMKNDPRVLKVGRFLRRSSIDEIPQFFNVLIGDLSLVGPRPPLPEEVRKYTLSERKRLHVKPGLTCLWQIGGRADVPFHEQVGLDMQYIQSQSFFKDMIIMLKTIPAVLFGRGAY from the coding sequence ATGGAAATTCCGATCACAAAGGCTGATGCACATATTCTCAAGTTTAAGCAGCGTTCGCGCCTGCTGGTCTGGGAAGGGATGCTTCGCAGTCTGCTGGTGGTAAAGCGGACGATGGATATTCTGGGTAGTACTGTGGCGATTCTTGTTCTGCTGCCCGTTTTTTTTCTGGTGGCGCTCTGTATTCTGATGGAGGACGGCTTCCCGGTGATTTATGTGCAGAAACGCGTGGGGTTGAATGGACGTGAATTCCGGTTCTATAAATTCCGTACCATGGTCCGCAATGCCGATGCATTGCGCGCGGAGCTGGAAGAGCAGAATGAACTGAGCGGAAGAGTTACATTTAAAATGAAAAACGATCCACGTGTATTGAAAGTCGGGCGCTTCCTCAGACGTTCGAGCATAGATGAAATTCCTCAGTTTTTCAATGTGCTCATCGGGGACCTTTCTCTGGTTGGGCCTCGTCCGCCGTTGCCGGAGGAAGTGCGGAAGTATACACTGTCGGAACGGAAGCGGCTGCATGTTAAACCCGGGCTGACGTGTCTGTGGCAGATCGGCGGGCGGGCGGATGTTCCGTTTCATGAACAGGTCGGCCTGGATATGCAGTATATACAGAGTCAGAGTTTCTTTAAAGATATGATAATCATGTTGAAAACGATTCCCGCTGTATTATTCGGTCGCGGGGCATATTAG
- a CDS encoding anti-sigma factor antagonist, whose product MLVNCEKQNEIGVVRVSKALTAATVDAFRDQFNHWSSAETDVKNYVIDLAEVDFMDSAGLGTLIAVLKRVTEQGGDMKIANLQKKPRMVFEITRAYKVFEIYESVEDAIKGFE is encoded by the coding sequence ATGTTGGTGAATTGCGAGAAACAGAATGAAATAGGAGTCGTGCGGGTCAGTAAAGCCCTCACGGCGGCGACGGTCGATGCCTTCCGCGATCAGTTTAATCATTGGTCTTCGGCGGAGACCGATGTGAAAAACTATGTTATCGATCTGGCCGAAGTGGATTTTATGGATTCCGCCGGACTCGGTACACTGATTGCCGTATTGAAGCGGGTTACTGAACAGGGCGGGGATATGAAAATCGCCAATCTGCAGAAGAAGCCGCGTATGGTTTTTGAAATAACACGGGCGTATAAGGTGTTTGAAATTTATGAGTCCGTCGAAGATGCTATCAAAGGTTTCGAGTAG